From the genome of Chelonoidis abingdonii isolate Lonesome George chromosome 25, CheloAbing_2.0, whole genome shotgun sequence, one region includes:
- the LOC116836600 gene encoding olfactory receptor 14A16-like → MSNRTTVTEFLLLGFSEVRKLQILHFVVFLVIYLAALVGNLLIFMAITFDNHLHTPMYFFLMNLSVLDLGSISVNVPKSMANSFMNTKSISYSGCVAQVFFLLFLLGADFSLLTIMAYDRYVAICQPLHYETIMNSRACVQMAAGAWISGILYSVLHTGNTFALTFCGGNMVDQFFCEIPQLLKLTCSDSYLTELRIIAFSICLFLGCFIFITVSYVQIFKSVLRIPSEQGRHKAFSTCLPHLSVVSLFVFISSFAYLKPTSSSPSALDLVMAVLYSVLPPIMNPIIYSMRNKEIKAALRRLTGCR, encoded by the coding sequence atgtccaaCCGAACTACCGTGACCGAGTTCCTTCTCCTGGGGTTCTCTGAAGTTCGGAAGCTGCAGATTTTGcactttgtggtgtttctagTGATTTACCTGGCAGCCCTGGTGGGGAATCTTCTTATCTTCATGGCCATAACCTTCGACAAccaccttcacacccccatgtacttcttcctgatgaATCTGTCTGTCCTAGACCTTGGCTCCATCTCTGTGAATGTCCCCAAATCTATGGCCAACTCCTTCATGAACACCAAGTCCATTTCCTATTCTGGATGTGTTGCCCaagtctttttccttctcttcttgtTGGGAGCAGATTTTTCCCTTCTCACCATCATGGCGTATGACCGATATGTCGCCATCtgccaaccactgcactatgAGACAATAATGAACAGCAGAGCTTGTGTCCAAATggcagctggtgcctggatcaGTGGGATTCTGTACTCTGTGCTACACACCGGGAACACGTTTGCATTGACCTTCTGTGGAGGCAACATGGtggatcagttcttctgtgaaatcccCCAGCTACTGAAGCTCACCTGCTCTGATTCATATCTGACTGAACTTAGGATTATTGCTTTTAGTATATGTTTGTTCTTAGGCTGCTTTATTTTTATCACTGTGTCATATGTTCAGATCTTCAAATCAGTGTTGAGAATCCCCTCTGAGCAAGGCCGgcataaagccttctccacctgcctccctcacctCTCTGTGGTCtccttgtttgttttcatttctagCTTTGCCTACCTGAaacccacctccagctccccatCTGCTCTGGATCTTGTGATGGCTGTTCTCTATTCTGTATTGCCACCAATCATGAATCCAATTATCtacagcatgaggaacaaggagatAAAAGCTGCCCTGAGGAGACTGACTGGATGTAGGTAA